In the genome of Triticum urartu cultivar G1812 chromosome 5, Tu2.1, whole genome shotgun sequence, one region contains:
- the LOC125510793 gene encoding elongation factor 1-alpha — MGKEKTHINIVVIGHVDSGKSTTTGHLIYKLGGIDKRVIERFEKEAAEMNKRSFKYAWVLDKLKAERERGITIDIALWKFETTKYYCTVIDAPGHRDFIKNMITGTSQADCAVLIIDSTTGGFEAGISKDGQTREHALLAFTLGVKQMICCCNKMDATTPKYSKARYEEIVKEVSSYLKKVGYNPEKVPFVPISGFEGDNMIERSTNLDWYKGPTLLEALDQINEPKRPSDKPLRLPLQDVYKIGGIGTVPVGRVETGVIKPGMVVTFGPTGLTTEVKSVEMHHESLLEALPGDNVGFNVKNVAVKDLKRGFVASNSKDDPAKEAANFTSQVIIMNHPGQIGNGYAPVLDCHTSHIAVKFAELVTKIDRRSGKEIEAAPKFLKNGDAGIVKMIPTKPMVVETFATYPPLGRFAVRDMRQTVAVGVIKGVEKKDPTGAKVTKAAIKKK, encoded by the exons ATGGGTAAGGAGAAGACTCACATCAACATCGTGGTCATTGGCCATGTCGACTCTGGCAAGTCGACCACCACTGGCCATCTGATCTACAAGCTTGGAGGTATTGACAAGCGTGTGATCGAGAGGTTTGAGAAGGAAGCCGCTGAGATGAACAAGAGGTCTTTCAAGTACGCCTGGGTGCTTGACAAGCTGAAGGCCGAGCGTGAGAGGGGTATCACCATTGATATTGCCCTGTGGAAGTTCGAGACCACCAAGTACTACTGCACCGTCATTGACGCCCCTGGTCACCGTGACTTCATCAAGAACATGATTACTGGTACCTCCCAGGCTGATTGTGCTGTGCTCATCATTGACTCTACCACTGGTGGTTTTGAGGCTGGTATCTCCAAGGATGGCCAGACCCGTGAGCACGCCCTCCTTGCTTTCACTCTTGGAGTGAAGCAGATGATCTGCTGCTGCAACAAG ATGGACGCCACCACTCCCAAGTACTCAAAGGCCCGTTACGAGGAAATTGTCAAGGAAGTCTCATCGTACCTGAAGAAGGTTGGCTACAACCCTGAGAAGGTTCCCTTTGTTCCCATCTCTGGGTTTGAGGGTGACAACATGATTGAGAGGTCCACCAACCTTGACTGGTACAAGGGCCCTACCCTTCTTGAGGCTCTTGACCAGATCAATGAGCCCAAGAGGCCCTCAGACAAGCCCCTGCGTCTTCCCCTTCAGGATGTTTACAAGATTGGTGGCATTGGAACTGTGCCTGTTGGACGTGTTGAGACTGGTGTCATCAAGCCTGGTATGGTTGTTACCTTTGGCCCCACTGGTCTGACAACTGAGGTCAAGTCTGTTGAGATGCACCACGAGTCCCTCCTGGAGGCGCTTCCTGGTGACAATGTCGGCTTCAACGTGAAGAACGTTGCTGTCAAGGATCTGAAGCGTGGGTTTGTTGCATCCAACTCCAAGGATGACCCTGCCAAGGAGGCAGCCAACTTCACCTCTCAGGTCATCATCATGAACCACCCTGGTCAGATCGGCAACGGCTACGCCCCAGTGCTGGACTGCCACACCTCCCACATTGCTGTCAAGTTTGCTGAGCTGGTGACCAAGATTGACAGGCGATCTGGTAAGGAGATTGAGGCTGCGCCCAAGTTCCTGAAGAACGGTGACGCTGGTATCGTGAAGATGATTCCCACCAAGCCCATGGTTGTGGAGACCTTTGCCACCTACCCTCCTCTTGGCCGCTTCGCTGTGCGTGACATGAGACAAACGGTTGCTGTTGGTGTCATCAAGGGTGTGGAGAAGAAGGACCCCACCGGCGCCAAGGTTACCAAGGCTGCCATCAAGAAGAAATAG